In Candidatus Endomicrobium procryptotermitis, one DNA window encodes the following:
- the nadA gene encoding quinolinate synthase NadA, translated as MSKETIERLNKLKKERNAVILSHIYQLPEIQDIADFVGDSLDLSRKAAKTKADIIVFCGVHFMAETAAILSHDKKVLIPDTHAGCPMADMITAQQLKEFKKRYKNPVVVAYVNTSAAVKAESDICCTSSNAVNVLKSIDAQAKDSEIIFVPDRNLGSYVQKMSGRKMEIWNGFCPTHNNMLPEMVLKAKNEHPEAEILVHPECRPEVIELADHALSTGGMCKHVLLSSKKEFIIGTESGILYKLKKENPGKNFYPIFPHAICPNMKKITLSKVFDVLTNIKNIVTVKQDIREKAYPPIERMLKVNA; from the coding sequence ATGAGTAAAGAAACCATTGAAAGGCTTAACAAACTTAAAAAAGAGCGTAATGCGGTAATTTTATCGCATATATATCAACTGCCCGAAATACAGGATATTGCCGATTTTGTCGGCGATTCTTTGGATTTAAGCAGAAAAGCTGCCAAAACGAAAGCCGATATTATAGTTTTTTGTGGAGTTCATTTTATGGCCGAAACGGCCGCAATACTAAGTCATGATAAAAAAGTTCTCATCCCTGACACGCATGCAGGTTGCCCGATGGCGGACATGATTACAGCGCAGCAGTTGAAAGAATTTAAAAAGCGATATAAAAATCCGGTAGTCGTAGCTTATGTAAATACTTCAGCAGCGGTTAAAGCTGAAAGCGATATATGCTGCACTTCTTCGAATGCCGTGAATGTTTTAAAAAGTATTGATGCGCAGGCGAAAGACTCGGAAATCATTTTTGTTCCGGACAGAAATCTCGGCTCTTACGTGCAGAAAATGTCAGGGAGAAAAATGGAAATATGGAACGGTTTTTGTCCAACGCATAACAATATGCTTCCCGAAATGGTTTTAAAAGCAAAAAATGAACACCCAGAAGCAGAAATTTTAGTGCATCCTGAATGCCGTCCGGAAGTCATTGAACTGGCAGACCATGCTTTGTCCACAGGCGGAATGTGCAAACATGTTCTTTTAAGTTCCAAAAAAGAGTTCATAATAGGCACGGAAAGCGGTATTTTATATAAATTGAAAAAAGAAAATCCCGGCAAAAACTTTTATCCGATTTTTCCGCACGCCATATGCCCTAATATGAAAAAAATTACTCTGTCCAAAGTGTTTGATGTTTTGACAAATATAAAAAATATTGTGACAGTCAAACAAGATATAAGAGAAAAAGCCTATCCTCCGATAGAACGTATGCTAAAAGTGAATGCTTAA
- the nikR gene encoding nickel-responsive transcriptional regulator NikR, translating to MSKLSRFGVSLNADILDKFDRLINDQEYPTRSKAIEDLINHYITGENLTDDKILIIGTINIIYDHNKRELLKKLTCVQHDFQELILSSQHIHVSHRDCFEIIIVKGIKKETERLFSRIKGIKGIHNASFNMFSI from the coding sequence ATGTCTAAACTTTCACGTTTCGGAGTATCGTTAAACGCCGATATTTTGGACAAGTTTGACAGGCTTATAAATGATCAGGAATATCCGACGCGGTCAAAAGCCATAGAAGATTTAATCAATCACTATATCACCGGCGAGAATCTCACCGATGATAAAATATTAATTATCGGGACAATTAATATTATTTACGATCACAATAAAAGAGAACTTTTAAAAAAACTTACCTGTGTACAACACGATTTTCAAGAATTGATACTTTCTTCCCAGCATATTCATGTCAGTCATCGCGACTGTTTTGAAATAATTATTGTCAAAGGGATAAAAAAAGAAACTGAACGCCTTTTTTCGCGTATTAAAGGCATAAAAGGCATACACAACGCTTCTTTCAATATGTTTTCGATTTAA
- a CDS encoding septum formation initiator family protein, which yields MKKLKIRFRYYVALIIILSVLIFNGGSRTLIRRFFEQRKLDSDIKSAQYQNELLKKRIYYLENEPSYIERMVRRELNVIAHGEIEYRFHTKETEQKLKNPSVESSRSKILED from the coding sequence ATGAAAAAACTCAAAATACGCTTTCGCTATTATGTCGCTTTAATAATTATTTTATCGGTGTTAATTTTCAACGGAGGTTCAAGGACGCTGATAAGGCGGTTTTTTGAGCAGAGAAAATTGGATTCAGACATAAAAAGCGCCCAATATCAAAATGAACTGCTCAAAAAAAGAATTTATTATCTGGAAAATGAACCTTCCTACATAGAAAGAATGGTACGCAGAGAGTTAAACGTTATAGCTCATGGAGAAATAGAGTACAGATTTCATACGAAAGAAACCGAACAAAAATTAAAGAATCCATCGGTAGAGTCGTCGCGCAGTAAAATTTTAGAGGATTAA
- the eno gene encoding phosphopyruvate hydratase translates to MAKIKKIIGREIIDSRGNPTVEVDIKLDDGAIGRAAVPSGASTGEREALELRDGDKKRFGGKGVLKAVRNINEIIAANLIDKEITQQKEIDDIMIKLDGTDFKVNLGANAILGVSLACAKAGANSKKLPVYEYVREIYGIKTDKYVLPVPLMNIINGGEHADNNVDLQEFMIAPVSTPNFREALRMGCEVFHNLKKVLNNKGYATGVGDEGGFAPNLKSNIEALEVISEAVKVAGYELGKDILLALDCAASELYEDGKYTLEGELSDKVKTSQEMIKFYEEWLKKYPVISMEDGLSEKDWASWKPLTDTLKSKMQLVGDDLFVTNTKIFKEGIEKGIANSILIKVNQIGSLSETVAAVQMAYDAGYTAIMSHRSGETEDSIIADLAVALNTGQIKTGSASRTDRMCKYNQLLRIEEELGSKASYLGKAAFSSIK, encoded by the coding sequence ATGGCAAAGATTAAAAAAATTATCGGCAGGGAAATAATAGATTCCCGCGGAAACCCTACGGTTGAAGTCGATATAAAACTCGACGACGGCGCTATCGGAAGAGCAGCAGTTCCTTCGGGTGCGTCAACCGGCGAAAGAGAAGCTTTGGAACTCAGGGATGGAGACAAAAAAAGGTTCGGCGGAAAAGGAGTTTTAAAAGCCGTTAGAAATATCAATGAGATTATAGCAGCTAACCTCATCGACAAAGAAATAACGCAGCAAAAAGAGATCGACGATATAATGATTAAACTTGACGGAACCGATTTCAAAGTCAACCTTGGCGCAAATGCTATTCTCGGTGTCTCGCTTGCCTGTGCAAAAGCCGGCGCAAATTCAAAAAAGCTTCCTGTTTACGAATATGTAAGAGAAATTTACGGCATAAAAACCGACAAATATGTGCTTCCTGTGCCTTTGATGAACATCATCAACGGAGGAGAACATGCCGACAATAACGTTGATTTGCAAGAGTTTATGATCGCACCCGTAAGTACCCCGAATTTCCGTGAAGCTCTAAGAATGGGCTGCGAAGTTTTTCACAACCTGAAAAAAGTTTTAAACAATAAAGGGTATGCAACGGGAGTAGGTGATGAAGGCGGATTTGCGCCTAATTTGAAATCGAATATAGAAGCGCTTGAAGTTATTTCCGAAGCCGTAAAAGTCGCGGGATATGAACTCGGAAAAGATATTCTTTTGGCTTTAGACTGTGCAGCAAGCGAACTTTATGAGGATGGGAAATATACTTTGGAAGGCGAACTATCAGACAAAGTAAAAACTTCGCAGGAAATGATAAAATTCTATGAAGAATGGCTTAAAAAATATCCCGTTATATCTATGGAAGACGGTCTCAGTGAAAAAGATTGGGCAAGCTGGAAACCTCTTACTGATACCTTAAAGTCAAAAATGCAGCTGGTAGGAGATGATCTTTTCGTTACAAACACAAAAATATTTAAAGAAGGAATCGAAAAAGGAATAGCAAATTCAATTCTCATTAAAGTAAATCAAATAGGCTCTCTGTCGGAAACCGTTGCTGCGGTACAGATGGCATATGACGCGGGCTATACGGCTATCATGTCGCACCGTTCTGGCGAAACCGAAGATTCGATTATTGCTGATTTGGCAGTAGCTTTAAATACTGGACAGATTAAAACAGGCTCAGCTTCAAGAACGGACAGAATGTGTAAATACAATCAACTTTTAAGAATTGAAGAAGAGCTTGGATCAAAAGCAAGCTATTTGGGAAAAGCTGCTTTTTCAAGCATAAAGTAA
- the rpsP gene encoding 30S ribosomal protein S16, translated as MAVKLRLQRRGKPKRPFYRVVAIDQRAKRDGEPIEILGQYDPIAQENKFNVNMGRVNYWLTVGAKASETVAVLIKKSQPSETEAENK; from the coding sequence ATGGCTGTCAAACTGCGTCTGCAGAGAAGGGGCAAACCAAAGAGACCTTTTTACAGGGTTGTAGCAATTGATCAAAGGGCAAAAAGAGATGGAGAACCTATTGAAATTCTTGGACAATATGATCCTATCGCGCAAGAAAATAAGTTTAATGTCAATATGGGCAGAGTGAATTATTGGTTGACAGTGGGAGCGAAAGCATCTGAAACGGTTGCAGTCCTAATTAAAAAATCGCAGCCGTCCGAAACAGAAGCGGAAAATAAGTAA
- a CDS encoding KH domain-containing protein — protein MKDLVLYIAKALVDNPEHVEVKEIAGEKATVLELKVADGDRGKIIGKEGRIIKAIRIIINSASAKLDKRATVEIVE, from the coding sequence ATGAAAGATTTGGTTCTTTACATCGCAAAAGCATTAGTTGATAATCCGGAACATGTTGAAGTTAAAGAAATTGCGGGTGAAAAAGCTACGGTTTTAGAGCTTAAAGTTGCCGATGGAGACAGAGGAAAAATTATAGGAAAAGAAGGCAGAATTATAAAAGCCATAAGAATTATAATAAATTCGGCTTCAGCAAAACTTGATAAGAGAGCAACAGTAGAAATAGTAGAGTAA
- a CDS encoding PRC-barrel domain-containing protein, giving the protein MAQKKKINSLSKTWKVSDILGFEVFNQAGERLGVLSDVVSTGSNDVWVVKYDGEEYLIPALKNVIKEVNVLRKKIFVELPNGFDSVYGSAKSADGTLEYNGYLVYED; this is encoded by the coding sequence ATGGCGCAGAAAAAAAAAATAAACTCTCTAAGCAAAACTTGGAAAGTTTCTGATATTTTGGGTTTTGAAGTTTTTAACCAAGCGGGCGAGAGACTTGGAGTTCTTTCCGATGTAGTCTCAACCGGAAGCAATGATGTCTGGGTTGTCAAATATGATGGAGAAGAGTATCTCATTCCAGCTTTAAAAAATGTAATAAAAGAAGTAAATGTTTTAAGAAAAAAGATATTTGTCGAATTGCCGAACGGTTTTGATTCGGTTTATGGTTCGGCAAAATCGGCAGACGGGACTCTTGAATATAACGGTTATTTGGTTTATGAAGATTGA
- the trmD gene encoding tRNA (guanosine(37)-N1)-methyltransferase TrmD: MKIDVLTIFPAMFEGPLTESLIGKARQKEILKINMIDIRSFSKDKHGKVDDKSFGGGAGMIMKLEPVYDAIKSTGVKKKNKDYKNFYNKPYVIYMSPQGRTLNCNIVKELSKFKHLVILCGHYEGIDERIMNFVDDEISIGDYVLTGGELPAMVLIDCMARMVSGVIKEKSSVENDSFYNNLLDYPHYTRPSVFKGIKVPEILLSGNHKKIEQWRKKESAERTKKRRPDLLKRIRHCCC; the protein is encoded by the coding sequence ATGAAGATTGACGTGCTGACAATATTTCCTGCGATGTTTGAAGGTCCGTTAACTGAAAGCCTTATAGGGAAAGCGAGGCAAAAAGAAATTCTTAAAATTAATATGATAGATATAAGATCTTTCTCTAAAGATAAGCACGGAAAAGTTGACGATAAATCATTTGGCGGCGGCGCGGGTATGATAATGAAACTCGAACCTGTTTATGATGCAATAAAAAGCACGGGTGTAAAAAAAAAAAATAAGGATTATAAAAATTTTTACAATAAACCCTACGTTATTTATATGTCCCCGCAAGGCAGGACTCTCAACTGTAATATCGTAAAAGAACTGTCAAAATTTAAACATTTAGTAATTTTATGCGGTCATTACGAAGGAATAGATGAACGCATAATGAACTTTGTTGACGATGAAATTTCCATAGGCGATTATGTGCTTACCGGAGGCGAGCTTCCCGCAATGGTGTTAATAGATTGCATGGCAAGAATGGTGTCTGGAGTCATAAAAGAAAAATCTTCGGTAGAAAATGATTCGTTTTATAATAATTTATTGGATTATCCGCATTATACAAGGCCGTCAGTTTTTAAAGGCATTAAAGTGCCTGAAATTTTGTTGTCCGGCAACCATAAAAAAATAGAACAGTGGCGAAAAAAAGAGTCTGCTGAAAGAACAAAAAAACGCAGACCCGATTTGTTGAAAAGAATACGACATTGTTGTTGTTGA
- a CDS encoding ribonuclease HII, with translation MCPFFFDKNYYDRGLCSIAGIDEAGRGPLAGPVTAAAVILPKDINIAYLNDSKKLTEKRRNELFVIIKENAVDYSVSTIDNIIIDEVNILHATFMAMKQAVLNLKISPQLCLVDGNYKIPNLDLKQEAIIDGDAKSASVAAASILAKVTRDAIMYEYAKRFPQYGFDKHKGYGTRAHMDALKKYGSCPIHRQSFAPVKLCSQEQKWLIPEQ, from the coding sequence GTGTGTCCATTCTTCTTCGATAAAAATTATTACGACAGGGGACTCTGTTCTATTGCGGGTATTGACGAAGCAGGACGGGGACCTTTGGCAGGACCAGTAACGGCAGCCGCAGTAATCCTTCCTAAAGATATAAATATCGCTTATCTTAACGATTCCAAAAAATTAACTGAAAAAAGAAGAAACGAGCTTTTTGTGATTATAAAAGAAAATGCGGTTGATTATTCTGTTTCAACTATCGACAATATAATAATTGACGAAGTAAATATACTTCATGCGACTTTTATGGCGATGAAACAGGCTGTTTTAAATTTAAAAATCTCTCCTCAATTATGTCTTGTGGATGGAAATTATAAAATACCAAACCTAGATTTAAAACAGGAAGCCATAATAGACGGCGATGCAAAAAGCGCGTCGGTCGCCGCGGCTTCGATATTGGCAAAGGTTACAAGAGACGCAATAATGTATGAATATGCGAAACGGTTTCCGCAATACGGTTTTGACAAACATAAAGGATACGGAACAAGAGCGCATATGGACGCTTTAAAAAAGTACGGCTCCTGTCCTATACACAGACAGAGTTTTGCACCCGTAAAACTTTGCTCACAGGAGCAAAAATGGTTGATACCAGAACAGTAG
- a CDS encoding YraN family protein, whose product MVDTRTVGFEKEKEAIKFLQKRGYKIIGTNYVTIFGEIDIIAKNKGNIVFIEVKYRKNLSGGTPQEAVTKSKRKKIIKSAVLYVKQNGLKDSNIRFDVVSINDDKFEIIESAFFASGYFI is encoded by the coding sequence ATGGTTGATACCAGAACAGTAGGTTTTGAGAAAGAAAAAGAAGCCATAAAATTTCTTCAAAAACGTGGATATAAAATAATCGGAACGAATTATGTTACGATTTTTGGAGAGATAGACATAATTGCAAAAAATAAAGGCAATATTGTCTTTATCGAAGTAAAGTACAGAAAAAATTTGTCGGGAGGAACTCCTCAGGAAGCGGTAACTAAATCCAAGCGGAAAAAAATCATAAAATCTGCAGTTCTCTATGTAAAACAAAACGGGCTTAAAGATAGTAATATCCGCTTTGATGTAGTGTCAATTAATGATGACAAATTTGAAATAATTGAATCTGCATTTTTTGCGTCCGGATATTTTATATAA
- a CDS encoding response regulator produces MIKILLVDDEIYARDNMAKLIQRRGFDVCVAGNADECLKVLKEENPDIIFLDIMLPDLDGDHLFHYIKEINTTVLIYFITGSGAIFTEEHAKELGAAGYMQKPVYVENLFALLDEIKSKITKEVS; encoded by the coding sequence ATGATAAAAATTTTACTCGTGGACGATGAAATTTACGCAAGGGACAATATGGCAAAACTTATTCAAAGAAGAGGCTTTGATGTATGCGTAGCCGGAAATGCCGACGAATGTCTTAAAGTGTTAAAAGAAGAAAATCCCGATATTATTTTTCTTGATATCATGCTTCCGGATCTTGACGGGGACCATTTATTTCATTATATAAAAGAAATAAATACAACCGTGCTTATTTATTTTATTACTGGGTCGGGCGCAATTTTTACGGAAGAACATGCAAAAGAACTGGGAGCCGCTGGATATATGCAAAAGCCTGTTTATGTGGAAAATCTCTTTGCTCTTCTTGATGAAATAAAAAGTAAAATAACAAAAGAGGTGTCATGA
- a CDS encoding T9SS type A sorting domain-containing protein, whose translation MTLKNTKKSLIAFAALLFFVLAGFAAPSPGGKGRIGSYNSTMQHSRVTSNVSFPYPTNRWFSSIFTKHGDIHHSSFRMSPSPWIINTNTGTTQQGGAYSSIGYLLGYPEITFSADSVHNAVSLEHPVKQFAAVISGNISPAEVLLDSYSDWSATFISRNQSDNTKWIKTTIGKGFIFTYNEYSDTVNPSIHTCLNTPNPEPFVVYDSSGNPLSGVYQGDRILIRGYDGGTSGRYVYYAIYAPENTTFNIISVPPVNTRIEISFTSADRYLSIALITAGDDSSAAKDDAIEIFNEYYKYAYNFITDTKMSYVFDKQNSKVKTTFNFTTTPKRTGASFLPGTVFALFPHQWKNSSMALRPEKYNFRTLRGTLKVGTGFSFTTENKFFGIMPNLTYEVPETSRNTMQNYINTDKNFSAQGSAADTYYSGKALAKAANLIPIFHQFGDISSRNQMIEKLKAQLELWYKNGSGSKYFAYDSNWGGIIGIPHAFGSENYNDHHFHNGYFIYASAILALFDPQFADSSEYKGIVDLLVRDSYSHIRNDTDFPYLRCFDIYEGHSWANGAGGSNDKGIDQESSSEAMNAWSGIYLWGLASNNQDLMDLGAYGYTTEYEATKEYYLDTSGEIYGGTPYAHKSIGILWDNAAEYVVHWNAGGEPQQIMGIQVLPLTPAMLYHGYDTSYAQSFYSEMYANRTGQLNRWRDIWLRYKALFDAAGALTDFIAGGFSADDDGTSLTFSYHFINFFKEYGTVDTSIAADGESFCVMNKGGTKSYIAFNASTDSYKTVTFKPVGGSMQVPPMTTAVTKDFVNFKYDSLRTLCADGNNYALFMNKYSDLITVSTVSVPLIDSTYYKTLPFAFTVENLEKDVTGYVWLSSITIPSGFTADQIKIAVYNSVNEFPEKTYPPQDIIFKSESGSSATVLIQSTFTRTATYVLVIPTGLQPPNLKIISGTLTNAKDTSNVYASIDLYDSLSKSTITVLSSDGSYEIEVIEGRSYIITPFADAFKFEPENYSFTTYNTDITKHFSAFQEYMLSGIISFNAKGLGNLKINIYENEGSTATITTAIDGSYRGEIYYGKTYTITPQSSEYDFFPPFQILNTVGQSDLNMNFYAQIAADRFIVYPNPYKPSKHGNIGIMFSGLKSGAEIKIYNIAGELVFEDKTAIDGPYAWYGENNSGYQAASGIYIYYIKSGGKVQKGKVVIER comes from the coding sequence ATGACATTAAAAAATACAAAAAAAAGCCTAATTGCATTTGCGGCATTATTGTTTTTTGTTTTAGCGGGTTTTGCGGCTCCCTCGCCGGGCGGCAAAGGCCGCATAGGTTCATACAATTCGACAATGCAGCATTCAAGAGTAACCTCAAACGTAAGTTTCCCGTATCCGACAAACAGATGGTTTAGTTCGATTTTTACCAAGCATGGTGATATACATCATTCCTCCTTTAGAATGTCGCCGTCTCCGTGGATAATAAACACAAATACTGGGACAACTCAGCAGGGGGGGGCATATTCAAGCATAGGGTATCTTTTAGGATATCCGGAAATAACCTTTTCTGCGGACAGTGTACATAATGCGGTCAGTCTAGAGCATCCAGTGAAGCAATTTGCAGCCGTAATATCAGGGAATATATCCCCTGCCGAAGTGCTTTTAGACAGCTATTCGGATTGGTCGGCAACTTTTATAAGCAGGAATCAAAGTGATAATACAAAATGGATAAAAACTACCATCGGTAAAGGCTTTATTTTTACTTATAATGAATATTCCGATACGGTAAATCCTTCTATACATACTTGCCTAAACACCCCAAACCCCGAACCTTTCGTCGTATATGATTCATCGGGCAATCCTCTTTCCGGAGTATATCAAGGCGATCGTATTCTTATAAGAGGTTATGATGGAGGCACATCCGGCCGCTATGTTTATTATGCCATTTACGCTCCTGAAAATACGACATTTAATATTATCTCTGTACCTCCCGTAAATACAAGAATAGAAATCTCTTTTACTTCAGCCGATAGATATCTTTCCATAGCATTGATAACCGCAGGAGACGACAGTTCTGCTGCAAAAGATGATGCCATAGAAATTTTCAATGAATATTATAAGTACGCATATAATTTTATTACCGATACTAAAATGTCGTATGTTTTTGACAAACAAAATTCAAAGGTTAAAACTACTTTTAACTTTACTACGACGCCAAAGAGAACCGGTGCAAGTTTTCTGCCCGGCACGGTTTTTGCACTTTTTCCACATCAATGGAAAAACTCTTCCATGGCTTTAAGACCTGAAAAATATAATTTCCGTACACTTAGAGGTACGCTGAAAGTCGGGACGGGTTTTTCATTTACTACGGAAAATAAATTTTTCGGCATCATGCCCAATCTTACGTATGAAGTGCCCGAAACTTCAAGAAACACAATGCAAAACTATATAAATACCGACAAAAATTTTTCCGCGCAGGGTTCGGCTGCAGACACGTATTACAGCGGCAAAGCTTTGGCAAAAGCGGCAAATCTCATACCGATTTTTCATCAGTTCGGGGATATTTCAAGCAGAAATCAGATGATTGAAAAATTAAAAGCCCAACTGGAGCTATGGTATAAAAACGGTTCGGGCTCAAAATATTTTGCTTATGATTCAAACTGGGGCGGCATTATCGGCATACCTCATGCTTTCGGTTCAGAAAACTATAATGACCATCATTTTCATAATGGATACTTTATATATGCGTCTGCGATTCTTGCACTGTTTGACCCGCAGTTTGCCGACAGCAGCGAATATAAAGGAATTGTAGATTTGCTTGTAAGAGACAGTTACAGCCATATTCGCAATGATACGGATTTCCCATATTTAAGGTGTTTTGACATCTATGAAGGACATTCATGGGCAAACGGCGCGGGCGGCTCCAACGACAAAGGTATTGACCAAGAATCGTCATCAGAAGCCATGAACGCTTGGTCAGGAATATATTTATGGGGTCTTGCGTCAAACAATCAGGATTTAATGGATCTTGGCGCATACGGATACACTACGGAATATGAGGCGACAAAAGAATATTATTTAGACACTTCCGGCGAAATTTATGGCGGCACGCCTTATGCGCATAAAAGTATAGGAATACTTTGGGATAACGCAGCTGAGTATGTAGTTCATTGGAATGCCGGCGGAGAGCCACAGCAGATTATGGGTATTCAGGTGCTTCCTTTAACTCCTGCAATGCTTTACCATGGATATGATACATCTTATGCTCAAAGTTTCTATAGTGAAATGTACGCTAATAGGACTGGTCAATTGAACAGATGGAGAGACATATGGCTTAGATATAAAGCTCTCTTTGACGCCGCAGGCGCATTGACCGATTTTATCGCAGGCGGTTTTTCAGCTGATGATGATGGCACTTCTCTGACTTTTTCTTATCATTTCATAAATTTTTTCAAGGAATATGGTACGGTTGACACAAGTATAGCTGCGGATGGTGAGTCTTTTTGTGTTATGAATAAAGGCGGCACAAAAAGCTATATAGCGTTTAACGCTTCCACAGACTCTTATAAAACCGTTACTTTCAAACCCGTAGGAGGAAGCATGCAAGTTCCCCCTATGACAACGGCCGTAACAAAAGATTTTGTAAATTTTAAATACGATTCTTTAAGAACATTGTGTGCCGACGGAAACAATTACGCTCTATTTATGAACAAATATTCGGATTTAATAACAGTATCAACTGTTTCTGTTCCTTTGATAGATTCAACGTATTATAAGACTCTGCCTTTTGCTTTTACTGTTGAAAATTTGGAAAAGGATGTAACGGGCTATGTCTGGCTTTCAAGCATTACCATTCCCTCGGGATTTACAGCCGATCAAATAAAAATTGCTGTTTACAATTCTGTAAATGAGTTTCCTGAGAAAACATATCCGCCGCAAGATATTATTTTTAAATCCGAAAGCGGCTCTTCCGCGACCGTTTTAATACAATCTACGTTTACGAGAACAGCAACGTACGTTCTAGTTATTCCCACGGGTTTACAGCCGCCCAACTTGAAAATAATAAGCGGTACTTTGACAAATGCCAAAGACACATCCAATGTTTATGCGTCAATAGATCTTTACGATTCACTTAGCAAATCTACCATTACTGTATTGTCGTCTGACGGTTCGTATGAAATAGAAGTTATCGAAGGCAGGAGTTATATTATTACTCCTTTTGCGGACGCATTCAAGTTTGAACCTGAAAATTATTCATTTACGACATACAATACGGATATAACTAAACACTTTAGCGCTTTTCAAGAATATATGCTCAGCGGGATAATCTCTTTTAATGCGAAAGGACTGGGAAATTTAAAAATAAATATTTATGAAAATGAGGGGAGTACCGCTACGATAACAACTGCAATCGATGGCAGCTATCGCGGCGAAATATATTATGGGAAAACTTATACGATAACTCCGCAATCCTCGGAATACGATTTTTTTCCGCCCTTTCAAATTCTTAATACCGTAGGGCAATCGGATTTGAATATGAATTTTTATGCCCAAATAGCGGCCGATAGATTTATCGTTTATCCCAACCCTTATAAACCGTCAAAGCACGGAAATATTGGGATAATGTTTTCAGGTTTAAAAAGCGGGGCCGAAATCAAGATTTATAACATTGCCGGCGAACTTGTTTTTGAAGATAAAACTGCTATTGATGGTCCGTATGCATGGTATGGCGAAAATAATTCAGGTTATCAAGCTGCTTCTGGAATTTATATTTATTACATAAAATCCGGTGGAAAAGTACAAAAAGGCAAAGTGGTCATAGAAAGATAA